The following proteins are co-located in the Pyricularia oryzae 70-15 chromosome 1, whole genome shotgun sequence genome:
- a CDS encoding non-histone chromosomal protein 6 — MPKAATKKSAKPEKRRAKKDPMAPKRGLSAYMFFANEQRDNVREENPGVTFGQVGKILGERWKALSDKQRAPYDAKAAADKKRYEDEKAAYQAGGDEDESS; from the exons ATGCCTAAGGCCGCTACTAAGAAGAGCGCCAAGCCTGAGAAGCGCCGCGCCAAGAAGGACCCTATGGCCCCCAAGCGTGGTCTCTCCGCATACATGTTCTTCGCCAACGAGCAGCGTGACAACGTCAGGGAGGAGAACCCCGGTGTCACATTCGGCCAAGTTGGCAAGATCCTGGGTGAGCGCTGGAAGGCTCTGAGCGACAAGCAGAGGGCGCCATACGACGCCAAGGCTGCTGCCGACAAGAAGAGATACGAGGACGAGAAGGCTGCTTACCAG GCTGgcggcgacgaggatgagtcCTCTTGA
- a CDS encoding autophagy-like protein 11 translates to MATQVLIAHSGQRLQIDTSRLTTLDEFRSAVSRSTSIPQNCIIALVPPGKALRPQAIQMEKEIFVYDSRMTQTGAPGSPFPVKLEIDLPKPYAITNPPNDIIDTRSLESWQDLFRERRVWAHRLSEDCEGMEKEAHDQYEAMDNMLSCLDAAVANLESVVRATENKYEDLKKWAATEQTGYNDLVTRWEQNLGLARSIPISAAMVRLMTGKDVTGAKGRPSKQATLEDLVDLDCARKEGRRAPTVLRKFNARIADLEKAEGRLMQNFEELEAEFRRVISRSVMGHSQDATQLLQDIQALAGKVENDYRTTMDYSTSTRDLLQASKIAQTHTEKHLPSLHKRALEMDGMLRYAIKARNALALEQAEFMRSIADVSKLDMQVKSLINAIAEDEELATFDYLRLIHQVPYMYAAFTAEAIRRKEWFDKVKTDSTTLANEMALFQDEEAKRRRKWYKTIGDTSYGPESLSTDNNVPGLEVNLLGEDELWPSTSRKDLEEFLDLLQRQRADASIIGDVGKIIAELSNPTKQQFKRLKAFKNGSVHDSALGRSGLMIRGDDELLRSLQDDKTKLETKLRTAESRVRRLEDLLHRQGQASRPTLGNLFQNPSQQLPERSGSAQSVGSPGPIGDRRQSDEVGNQLVQRVAQLEKELQEEKERNAALERDAADRTTHTNDIKAQMDDVNATKKDLLENMEAQKREFLVERKALDEEIRNLKARLEETEDEFHNIDESREHEKTSYDEKVQLLEAQLESLTKEKSDDALKAQGQVDFLRNETRLQRESNEALQAQIQASQDELGLLNKKLKTTNEAADVQLRALRELYTTFVKSAGIPEDVNDLADTVLNNAAETLAKVQNLDADISIMRSNLALAQDVAKDLRAQQANALEKLAKEETTSMHLREQCDEHKAKVNALEGELADGRKQLDELRTQIAQGETGSESLRTRLEEEEKKIVRLTEDLASKQSQVGSLEEELRLFQERLQDSQSKLTTLTLRTETRNERTKDISQRLYSQNERLVRLLERLGFSVSRENGVMTIQKIPRAERSTMNLAASSTADAKSRIASEPADVELLYWMNATDVQGETEKYDKFMSTLGSFDVDAFADTVYRRVKDVEHIARKLQRDVRGYREKTHALHKDAHDKIAFRNFKEGDLALFLPTRNQTNGAWAAFNIGFPHYFLREQEHHRLSNREWLVARITRVQEKVVDLSKSLDTTESINGTSGGAEDDNDNPFDLSDGLRWYLIDAQEDKPGAPSTPGLGKTTVASTKVEAKGDMQTQPRSTPGGLAVLGGAKPSAVDGASKSLSKSLESRRSSTSSTRRPLPFAGALSRNAPGSETNSLRAVATTAPGDGAGSPSGPTSPKPHLAHGEDQDVRLAALPEPQQQRVEVRNDSGGGAIDSLLGPT, encoded by the exons ATGGCAACCCAGGTGTTGATAGCCCACTCGGGCCAACGCCTGCAGATAGACACTTCGCGCCTCACAAC GCTCGATGAATTCCGTTCCGCCGTGTCCCGGTCAACCTCGATACCACAGAACTGCATCATCGCCCTCGTGCCTCCAGGCAAAGCTCTGAGGCCTCAAGCAATCCAGATGGAG AAAGAGATATTCGTATACGACAGTCGGATGACCCAGACCGGAGCTCCCGGCTCCCCTTTTCCCGTCAAGCTGGAGATAGACCTGCCGAAGCCCTACGCCATCACGAACCCGCCAAACGACATAATCGACACGCGTTCGCTCGAGTCATGGCAGGACTTATTCAGGGAGAGGCGCGTCTGGGCGCACAGGTTATCAGAGGACTGCGAAGGCATGGAAAAAGAGGCCCATGACCAATACGAGGCCATGGATAACATGCTGTCCTGCTTGGATGCTGCCGTGGCCAATCTCGAATCCGTTGTGCGCGCCACTGAGAACAAGTACGAGGATCTGAAGAAATGGGCAGCCACCGAGCAAACAGGCTATAACGATCTAGTCACCAGGTGGGAGCAGAATCTCGGTCTCGCGCGCAGCATACCTATCTCGGCGGCCATGGTTCGCCTTATGACAGGGAAGGACGTGACTGGGGCCAAAGGTCGCCCATCAAAACAGGCGACCTTGGAAGACCTAGTCGATTTGGACTGCGCTCGCAAAGAAGGCCGTCGCGCGCCCACTGTCTTGCGCAAGTTCAATGCCAGGATAGCGGATCTGGAGAAGGCAGAGGGACGTCTCATGCAGAACTTTgaggagctcgaggccgAGTTTCGACGGGTCATCAGCAGGTCGGTTATGGGCCACTCCCAGGACGCCACTCAGCTCCTTCAGGATATTCAAGCACTCGCTGGCAAAGTCGAGAATGATTATCGCACAACCATGGACTACTCAACCTCTACCAGAGATTTACTTCAGGCCTCCAAGATTGCACAAACGCACACAGAGAAACACCTGCCAAGTCTACACAAACGTGCGCTTGAGATGGACGGGATGCTACGCTATGCAATCAAGGCCCGGAACGCCTTGGCGCTTGAGCAAGCAGAGTTTATGCGCAGCATAGCTGACGTCAGCAAGCTTGATATGCAGGTCAAGTCTTTGATCAACGCTATCGCCGAAGACGAGGAGCTGGCCACATTTGACTATCTGCGCTTGATTCATCAAGTTCCGTACATGTATGCAGCTTTTACTGCTGAAGCCATACGCCGCAAAGAGTGGTTTGACAAGGTGAAGACGGATTCAACAACACTTGCCAATGAGATGGCACTTTTCCAGGATGAGGAGGCCAAGCGCAGGAGAAAATGGTACAAGACTATAGGGGACACTAGTTACGGGCCCGAGTCTTTGAGTACTGATAACAACGTGCCCGGACTAGAGGTAAACCTGTTGGGTGAGGATGAGCTTTGGCCAAGCACATCGAGAAAGGATCTCGAGGAATTTCTCGACCTGCTGCAACGCCAAAGGGCGGATGCAAGCATTATTGGTGATGTCGGTAAAATTATCGCAGAGCTCAGCAACCCAACCAAGCAACAGTTCAAGCGTCTCAAAGCGTTCAAAAATGGCAGCGTTCACGACTCGGCACTAGGCCGCAGCGGCTTGATGATCCGGGGAGATGATGAGCTTCTGAGGTCTCTGCAGGACGATAAGACAAAACTCGAGACTAAGCTTAGGACGGCGGAAAGCAGAGTCAGAAGATTAGAGGACTTGCTACATAGGCAAGGCCAAGCCTCCAGGCCGACTTTGGGCAACCTCTTCCAGAATCCAAGTCAACAACTTCCGGAGCGGAGCGGATCTGCACAATCTGTCGGTTCTCCCGGACCTATTGGTGATCGCCGGCAGTCAGACGAGGTCGGGAACCAACTTGTGCAACGCGTGGCTCAACTTGAGAAGGAGCTACAGGAAGAGAAGGAGCGCAATGCCGCACTCGAAAGAGACGCCGCCGACCGTACCACGCACACCAACGATATCAAGGCACAGATGGACGACGTGAACGCCACAAAGAAGGATCTTCTCGAAAATATGGAGGCTCAGAAACGCGAGTTCTTGGTGGAACGTAAGGCTCTTGACGAGGAGATACGCAACCTCAAGGCTAGGCTTGAGGAGACTGAAGACGAGTTCCACAACATTGATGAGTCTCGCGAGCATGAAAAGACCTCGTATGACGAAAAGGTTCAGTTGCTAGAGGCTCAACTGGAGAGCTTAACCAAGGAGAAGAGTGACGATGCTCTGAAGGCGCAAGGCCAGGTCGACTTCTTGCGCAACGAGACGCGACTGCAGCGAGAGAGTAACGAGGCGCTACAGGCGCAAATCCAGGCGTCTCAGGACGAACTCGGGCTGTTGAACAAGAAGCTCAAGACCACGAACGAGGCTGCAGACGTGCAACTACGGGCTCTTAGAGAGCTTTATACAACGTTTGTCAAGAGCGCCGGTATTCCAGAGGATGTCAACGACCTGGCTGATACTGTATTGAACAATGCAGCAGAGACCCTGGCCAAGGTTCAGAATCTGGATGCTGATATCTCAATCATGCGCTCAAATCTTGCACTGGCCCAGGATGTTGCGAAGGACCTTAGAGCTCAGCAGGCAAATGCACTGGAGAAGCTGGCCAAAGAGGAGACTACGTCGATGCACCTTAGGGAACAGTGTGATGAGCACAAGGCCAAGGTCAACGCGCTTGAGGGCGAACTGGCGGATGGTCGCAAGCAGCTCGATGAGCTCCGTACTCAGATTGCCCAGGGAGAGACCGGCTCCGAGAGTCTGCGAACACGTCTcgaggaggaagagaaaaagattGTCCGGTTGACCGAGGATCTCGCCTCCAAGCAATCACAGGTTGGCAGCTTAGAAGAAGAGCTGAGGTTGTTCCAGGAGCGTCTACAGGATTCGCAGTCCAAGCTAACAACCTTGACACTACGCACGGAGACTCGGAACGAGCGGACCAAGGATATCAGCCAACGCCTTTACTCGCAGAACGAGCGTTTAGTGCGTTTACTTGAGCGTCTCGGCTTTTCGGTCTCGCGCGAGAACGGGGTCATGACGATACAGAAAATCCCGCGGGCAGAACGATCGACCATGAATCTGGCAGCGTCATCTACCGCTGACGCGAAGTCGCGCATAGCAAGCGAACCAGCGGACGTGGAACTACTTTACTGGATGAATGCTACTGATGTACAAGGCGAAACGGAGAAATACGACAAGTTCATGTCGACCCTCGGCTCATTCGACGTCGACGCTTTTGCAGATACGGTATACCGTCGCGTTAAGGACGTGGAGCATATCGCAAGGAAGTTGCAGCGTGACGTGCGCGGTTACAGGGAAAAGACTCATGCTTTACACAAGGATGCTCACGATAAAATTGCATTCCGCAACTTCAAGGAGGGTGACCTTGCCCTGTTCCTCCCGACTAGGAATCAGACAAACGGCGCCTGGGCCGCCTTCAATATCGGGTTCCCGCACTATTTCCTGCGCGAGCAAGAACACCATCGGCTTAGCAACAGGGAATGGCTTGTCGCTCGCATCACCCGCGTTCAGGAAAAAGTAGTTGATCTCTCTAAGAGTCTCGATACGACTGAGAGTATCAATGGAACCAGCGGTGGTGCCGAGGACGATAACGACAATCCCTTTGATCTATCGGATGGTTTACGGTGGTACCTTATAGACGCGCAAGAGGACAAGCCAGGGGCTCCTAGCACTCCAGGACTTGGGAAGACAACCGTTGCGAGCACCAAGGTTGAGGCCAAGGGGGACATGCAGACCCAGCCTAGGTCCACACCGGGCGGCCTAGCAGTACTCGGTGGCGCCAAGCCCTCAGCGGTCGATGGTGCAAGCAAGAGCCTCTCCAAGAGCCTTGAGAGTCGACGGTCTAGCACTTCATCAACACGTCGACCGCTGCCGTTCGCCGGGGCCCTTAGCCGTAACGCCCCTGGTAGCGAGACTAACAGCCTTCGCGCCGTGGCTACAACAGCACCTGGTGACGGCGCCGGATCACCATCTGGGCCGACGAGCCCCAAACCACACCTTGCGCATGGTGAGGACCAGGATGTTCGTCTTGCTGCACTCCCggagccgcagcagcaacgaGTCGAGGTACGCAACGAcagcggcggtggcgcaATAGATTCCCTCCTTGGCCCTACATGA